GCGGCGCACGAGCAGCACGCCGGCCCCTTCCCAATCGAAGGGGACTCGCGAGCGCTCCGGGTCGCGCAGCGTCCTCACGACTTCCCCGTGGAGCGCCACCATCGCGAGCAGGTCGGCCCGGTTGTGGGCGACGACCGGGTCCAGCGATGCGCGGTCTCCCGAGCGGAGGTACTCGACGTAGATGCCGGGGATCAGCCATCCCGGGACGTCGCCGTCCCTGGGTGCCCCGATCACTTCCGCTTCGAGCGTGCTGAGCCGGTGCGTGCCGAGGACCCGGTGCCACAACCGCCGCGCCGGCGTGATCAGGTCGGTGTGGACCGCGGGCACGGCCGGCTGCTGGCGCGACAGGATGAATCGCGACTCGAGAATGGGCCAGTCGAACCGTTGGCCGTTGAAGGTGACGAGATGCGGGCGTCCGGCGAGGCGCTCAGCCACCGCGGCGAGCAGGCGCGCTTCCGAGCGCAGGCGCCGCAGCAGGAACTGTTCGGTGACCAGCGCCTCGCCGTCGAGATATGCGAGCCCGATGAGGAACGCGTAGGT
The DNA window shown above is from bacterium and carries:
- a CDS encoding ribonuclease H-like domain-containing protein, whose amino-acid sequence is VDLGASLEWVAADHAGTATGMVWLDTETTGLAAGTGTYAFLIGLAYLDGEALVTEQFLLRRLRSEARLLAAVAERLAGRPHLVTFNGQRFDWPILESRFILSRQQPAVPAVHTDLITPARRLWHRVLGTHRLSTLEAEVIGAPRDGDVPGWLIPGIYVEYLRSGDRASLDPVVAHNRADLLAMVALHGEVVRTLRDPERSRVPFDWEGAGVLLVRRGEHPRAAACLERAVDAAADPADRWRALQRLARAYRLLGDETRRHARWEAEAAAWPAPDRYRMHVLEEAGKARARAGDRTGARRAAAEALALAGRLGLSGPMERLRRRVARLGD